Proteins from one Hydrogenophaga sp. SL48 genomic window:
- the mpl gene encoding UDP-N-acetylmuramate:L-alanyl-gamma-D-glutamyl-meso-diaminopimelate ligase — MHIHILGICGTFMGGLAALAREAGHRVTGCDAGVYPPMSDQLRALGIDLIEGFAADQMGLQPDVYVVGNVVSRARLSDGTPKFPLMEAILEAGAPYTSGPQWLAEHVLQGRHVLAVAGTHGKTTTTAMLAWVLEANGLQPGFLVGGVPMNFGVSASLGGGAAGRSAQVKEEPAQRAGDTEQSAPPSCRPLFVIEADEYDTAFFDKRSKFVHYRPRTAVLNNLEFDHADIFDDLAAIERQFHHLLRTVPPSGRVVVNGLEESLDRVLHQGVWSEVRSFGAAVSDFTALGEPHAFDVLERGQRVARVEWALTGVHNQLNALAAIAAAQHVGVAPADAAAALGRFVNVRRRMEVRGTVMRDGLPITVYDDFAHHPTAIRTTLDGLRRRLQASGGRILAVFEPRSNTMKLGTMKSQLPWSLEAADLAFCHAGGLDWDAADALLPMGEQAHVAHNIDELVGQVVSAARGGDHIVCMSNGGFGGVHARLLTALR, encoded by the coding sequence ATGCATATACACATCCTGGGCATTTGCGGCACCTTCATGGGCGGTCTGGCCGCCCTCGCACGTGAAGCGGGCCACCGCGTGACCGGCTGCGACGCCGGGGTCTACCCGCCCATGAGCGACCAGCTGCGGGCACTCGGTATCGACCTGATCGAGGGTTTTGCCGCCGACCAGATGGGCCTTCAACCCGACGTGTACGTGGTGGGCAACGTGGTCAGCCGCGCCCGCCTGTCCGATGGCACGCCGAAGTTCCCCCTCATGGAAGCCATCCTGGAGGCGGGCGCGCCCTACACCAGCGGCCCACAGTGGCTGGCCGAACACGTGTTGCAGGGCCGTCACGTGCTGGCCGTGGCCGGCACCCACGGCAAAACCACCACCACCGCCATGCTGGCCTGGGTGCTGGAAGCCAACGGGCTGCAACCGGGCTTTCTGGTGGGAGGCGTACCGATGAACTTCGGGGTGTCAGCGAGCTTGGGCGGCGGGGCGGCGGGGCGCTCTGCGCAGGTCAAGGAGGAGCCCGCGCAGCGGGCGGGGGACACGGAGCAGAGCGCCCCGCCGTCCTGCCGTCCTCTCTTCGTCATCGAAGCCGACGAGTACGACACCGCCTTCTTCGACAAACGCAGCAAGTTCGTGCATTACCGCCCGCGCACGGCGGTGCTGAACAACCTGGAGTTCGACCACGCCGACATCTTCGACGACCTGGCGGCCATCGAACGCCAGTTTCACCACCTGCTGCGCACCGTGCCGCCTTCGGGGCGGGTGGTCGTCAACGGCCTGGAAGAGAGCCTGGACCGGGTGCTGCATCAAGGCGTCTGGAGCGAGGTGCGCAGCTTTGGCGCGGCGGTCAGTGACTTCACCGCCTTGGGCGAGCCCCACGCGTTCGACGTGCTGGAGCGCGGCCAGCGCGTCGCCCGAGTGGAGTGGGCGCTCACCGGCGTGCACAACCAGCTCAACGCCCTGGCGGCGATCGCGGCGGCCCAGCACGTGGGCGTGGCGCCCGCCGATGCCGCTGCGGCCCTGGGCCGGTTCGTGAATGTGCGGCGCCGCATGGAGGTTCGTGGAACGGTGATGCGCGACGGCCTGCCGATCACGGTGTACGACGATTTTGCCCACCACCCCACGGCCATCCGCACCACGCTCGACGGCTTGCGGCGCCGGCTCCAGGCATCGGGTGGACGCATCCTGGCCGTGTTCGAACCGCGCAGCAACACCATGAAACTGGGCACGATGAAATCGCAGCTGCCCTGGAGCCTGGAAGCGGCCGACCTGGCGTTCTGTCACGCCGGCGGGCTCGACTGGGACGCTGCGGACGCGCTGCTGCCCATGGGAGAACAAGCCCATGTTGCCCACAACATCGACGAGCTGGTGGGTCAGGTCGTGTCGGCCGCGCGCGGCGGCGATCACATCGTCTGCATGAGCAACGGCGGCTTCGGCGGGGTGCACGCCCGCCTGCTGACGGCGTTGCGCTGA
- the chrA gene encoding chromate efflux transporter: MTVPRHVNFWEALRFWLKLGFISFGGPAGQIAVMHRELVEQKRWISEQRFLHALNYCMLLPGPEAQQLATYIGWLLHRTWGGVVAGVLFVLPSLLILIGLSWVYVVHGQVAWVAGLLYGIKPAVAALVLQAVHRMGSKTLRHPRRAPLLWAVAVGSFLALAVFGVPFPLVVLAAALVGWLGGRWVPDQFARTGGGHAAAATTAAHQPAVIDDHTPTPDHARFSRARLLRVLSGGAVLWALPMGALVAWKGWTGTLAAMGWFFTKAALLTFGGAYAVLPYVYQGAVVEHGWLLGPQMIDGLALGETTPGPLIMVVAFVGFLGGWGQQVLGPDALFLGAALAALVVTWFTFLPSFIFILAGGPLVESTHGKLHFTAPLTAITAAVVGVIASLALFFLVHVAYPSGTAGGWLRPDWAALVLVAFAAVALIRFKQGVIRVIVACALAGWAWRSLYGG, translated from the coding sequence ATGACAGTGCCGCGCCACGTGAATTTCTGGGAGGCCCTGCGCTTCTGGCTCAAGCTGGGCTTCATCAGCTTCGGTGGCCCGGCCGGTCAGATCGCCGTCATGCACCGCGAACTGGTGGAGCAGAAGCGCTGGATCAGCGAGCAGCGCTTCCTGCACGCGCTGAACTACTGCATGCTGCTGCCCGGCCCCGAGGCGCAGCAGCTCGCCACCTACATCGGCTGGCTGCTGCACCGCACCTGGGGCGGTGTGGTGGCGGGTGTGCTGTTCGTGCTGCCGTCGCTGCTGATCCTGATCGGCCTGAGCTGGGTCTATGTGGTCCATGGCCAGGTGGCCTGGGTCGCGGGACTGCTGTACGGCATCAAGCCGGCGGTGGCGGCGCTGGTCTTGCAGGCGGTGCACCGCATGGGCAGCAAGACGCTGCGACACCCGCGGCGCGCGCCGCTGCTGTGGGCCGTGGCGGTGGGGAGTTTTCTGGCCCTGGCCGTTTTTGGGGTGCCGTTTCCCTTGGTCGTGCTGGCGGCCGCCCTGGTGGGCTGGCTGGGTGGCCGCTGGGTGCCGGACCAGTTTGCGCGCACCGGCGGCGGGCATGCCGCAGCCGCCACCACCGCCGCCCATCAGCCCGCGGTGATCGACGACCACACGCCCACACCGGACCACGCACGCTTCAGCCGCGCGCGCCTGCTGCGGGTGTTGTCGGGCGGTGCCGTGTTGTGGGCACTGCCCATGGGTGCACTGGTGGCGTGGAAGGGCTGGACGGGCACGCTCGCCGCCATGGGCTGGTTTTTCACCAAGGCGGCGTTGCTCACCTTCGGCGGGGCCTACGCGGTGTTGCCCTATGTGTACCAGGGCGCGGTGGTGGAGCACGGCTGGCTGCTCGGGCCGCAGATGATCGACGGCCTCGCGCTGGGCGAAACCACGCCGGGGCCGCTGATCATGGTGGTGGCCTTTGTGGGGTTCCTCGGTGGCTGGGGGCAGCAGGTGCTGGGGCCGGACGCGCTGTTTCTGGGCGCGGCGCTGGCGGCGCTGGTGGTGACCTGGTTCACTTTCCTGCCCTCGTTCATCTTCATCCTCGCGGGCGGCCCGCTGGTGGAAAGCACGCACGGCAAGTTGCATTTCACCGCGCCCCTGACCGCGATCACGGCGGCGGTGGTGGGGGTGATCGCGAGCCTGGCGCTGTTCTTCCTGGTTCATGTGGCCTACCCGTCGGGCACGGCCGGCGGATGGCTCCGCCCGGACTGGGCAGCGCTGGTCCTGGTGGCGTTTGCCGCGGTGGCGCTGATCCGTTTCAAGCAGGGCGTGATCCGGGTGATCGTGGCTTGCGCGTTGGCCGGCTGGGCCTGGCGCAGCCTCTATGGGGGTTGA
- the prmA gene encoding 50S ribosomal protein L11 methyltransferase yields the protein MVLLVPEAGVEPVSDALVELDALSVSVEDADALTPSEQALFGEPGMPAPKAGWNRSRVVALFPTEAGAREAAALLVFQDFFEGCEVLGVQAVAEQDWVRLTQSQFDPVEITPTFWIVPTWHEPPAAAREVIRLDPGLAFGTGTHPTTRMCLRWTAHHGVEGKRVLDYGCGSGILAIGAAKFGATDIVAVDIDPAAVESTRLNASANHVSLQSGLPDQARGQFDIVLANILATPLKVLAPLLCEHVRAGGRLVMAGILSRQADELKEAYAPWVSLSVSDEEDGWILMTAEKP from the coding sequence TTGGTCCTGCTCGTCCCAGAGGCCGGCGTCGAGCCGGTCAGCGACGCGCTGGTCGAACTCGATGCGCTGAGCGTCTCGGTGGAGGATGCCGATGCCCTGACACCGTCCGAGCAGGCCCTGTTTGGCGAACCGGGCATGCCCGCGCCGAAGGCGGGCTGGAACCGTTCGCGGGTGGTGGCGCTGTTCCCCACTGAAGCCGGTGCGCGCGAAGCCGCGGCGCTGCTGGTGTTTCAGGATTTTTTCGAGGGTTGTGAGGTGCTGGGCGTGCAGGCCGTGGCCGAGCAGGACTGGGTGCGCCTGACGCAATCCCAGTTCGACCCGGTGGAAATCACGCCCACGTTCTGGATCGTGCCCACCTGGCATGAGCCGCCAGCTGCGGCGCGCGAGGTGATCCGGCTGGATCCGGGGCTGGCGTTCGGCACCGGAACGCACCCGACCACGCGCATGTGCCTGCGCTGGACCGCCCACCATGGCGTTGAGGGCAAGCGTGTGCTGGATTACGGCTGTGGTTCGGGCATCCTGGCGATCGGCGCGGCCAAGTTCGGTGCGACGGACATCGTGGCGGTCGACATCGACCCGGCCGCTGTGGAATCGACGCGACTCAATGCCAGCGCCAACCATGTGAGCCTGCAATCGGGGTTGCCCGATCAGGCCCGGGGGCAGTTCGACATCGTGCTCGCCAACATCCTGGCCACACCGCTCAAGGTGCTCGCTCCGCTGCTCTGTGAGCACGTGCGCGCTGGTGGTCGCCTGGTGATGGCCGGCATTCTTTCGCGTCAGGCCGACGAGCTGAAAGAGGCTTACGCGCCTTGGGTGTCCCTCTCGGTCAGCGACGAAGAGGACGGCTGGATCCTGATGACGGCCGAGAAGCCCTGA
- the tldD gene encoding metalloprotease TldD codes for MIAREPTLARLATAENLLLTPYGLNTSLLHKALGEIMSHGVDDADLYFQTTRSEGWSLEEGIVKTGSFSIDQGVGVRAVSGEKTAFAYSDDLSWDSLIDAARTVRSISGQGQSRKVRSPAAKVSKSRSLYPGLDPIATLDSTAKVALLETVEKLAKAKDPRVVQVMAGLAAEHDVVLIARADGTLAADVRPLIRLSVTVIAEQNGRREVGSSGGGGRFGLAYFDEAMVQSYVDEAVSSALTNLDARPAPAGEMTVVLGPGWPGILLHEAVGHGLEGDFNRKGSSAFAGRIGQRVAAKGVTVLDDGTIADRRGSLNVDDEGHTSQKNVLIEDGILRGYIQDAMNARLMGVKPTGNGRRESYAHVPMPRMTNTYMLGGDKSAEEIVASMKKGLYATNFGGGQVDITSGKFVFSASQAYWVENGQIQYPVKGATLVGSGPESLKKISMIGNDMRLDSGVGTCGKEGQSVPVGVGQPTLRIDGLTVGGTA; via the coding sequence ATGATTGCTCGCGAACCCACCCTTGCCCGCCTCGCCACCGCCGAAAACCTGCTGCTCACGCCCTACGGGCTGAACACCTCCCTGCTGCACAAGGCGCTGGGTGAAATCATGTCGCACGGCGTCGACGATGCCGACCTCTATTTCCAGACCACGCGCAGCGAGGGCTGGAGCCTGGAGGAGGGCATCGTCAAGACTGGCAGCTTCAGCATCGACCAGGGCGTCGGCGTGCGCGCGGTCAGCGGTGAAAAGACGGCCTTCGCCTACTCGGACGACCTGTCATGGGACTCGCTGATCGACGCGGCGCGCACCGTGCGCTCCATTTCCGGCCAGGGCCAGAGTCGCAAGGTCCGCAGCCCGGCGGCCAAAGTGTCGAAATCTCGCTCGCTTTACCCGGGCCTGGACCCGATCGCCACGCTCGACAGCACCGCCAAGGTGGCGCTGCTGGAAACCGTGGAAAAACTCGCCAAGGCCAAGGACCCGCGCGTGGTGCAGGTCATGGCCGGTCTGGCCGCCGAACACGACGTGGTGCTGATCGCCCGTGCCGACGGCACCCTGGCCGCCGACGTGCGGCCGCTGATTCGCCTGTCCGTGACGGTGATCGCCGAGCAGAACGGCCGCCGCGAGGTGGGCAGTTCGGGCGGCGGCGGCCGTTTCGGGCTCGCCTACTTTGACGAGGCCATGGTGCAGTCTTATGTGGACGAAGCCGTGTCTTCGGCCCTGACCAACCTCGACGCCCGCCCCGCGCCCGCCGGCGAAATGACCGTGGTGCTCGGCCCGGGCTGGCCCGGCATCCTGCTGCACGAAGCGGTGGGCCATGGCCTGGAGGGTGACTTCAACCGCAAGGGCTCCAGCGCGTTCGCCGGCCGCATCGGCCAGCGCGTGGCGGCCAAGGGCGTGACCGTGCTCGACGACGGCACCATCGCCGACCGCCGCGGCTCGCTCAACGTCGATGACGAAGGCCACACCTCGCAAAAGAACGTGCTGATCGAAGACGGCATCCTGCGTGGCTACATCCAGGACGCCATGAACGCGCGCCTGATGGGTGTCAAGCCCACCGGCAACGGCCGCCGCGAGAGCTACGCCCACGTGCCCATGCCGCGCATGACCAACACCTACATGCTGGGCGGCGACAAGAGCGCCGAGGAAATCGTGGCCAGCATGAAGAAGGGGCTGTACGCCACCAACTTCGGTGGTGGTCAGGTCGACATCACCAGCGGCAAGTTCGTGTTCTCCGCCAGCCAGGCCTACTGGGTGGAAAACGGGCAGATCCAGTACCCGGTGAAAGGCGCCACGCTGGTCGGTAGCGGCCCCGAGTCGCTCAAGAAGATCAGCATGATCGGCAACGACATGCGGCTGGACAGCGGCGTGGGCACCTGCGGCAAGGAAGGCCAGAGCGTGCCCGTGGGCGTGGGCCAGCCGACGCTGCGCATCGACGGCCTGACGGTCGGCGGCACGGCCTGA
- the accC gene encoding acetyl-CoA carboxylase biotin carboxylase subunit — translation MFKKILIANRGEIALRVQRACREMGIKAVMVYSEADRDAKYVKLADEAVCIGPAQSAQSYLSMPAIISAAEVTDAEAIHPGYGFLSENADFAERVEQSGFTFIGPTPESIRLMGDKVSAKQAMIRAGVPCVPGSEGALPADPVVIKRTAKTIGYPVIIKAAGGGGGRGMRVVHTEAALLHAVQTTKAEAGAAFGNPEVYMEKFLQNPRHIEIQIMADTHRNAVYLGERDCSMQRRHQKVIEEAPAPGIPRRLIEKIGERCAAACKKIGYRGAGTFEFLFENGEFYFIEMNTRVQVEHPVTEWITGVDIVRTQIAVAAGEKLPFTQRQVQLRGHAIECRINAEDAYKFTPSPGRITTWHMPGGPGVRVDSHAYTNYFVPPNYDSMIGKLIVHGDTREQALARMRTALAEAVVEGIKTNIPLHRELMVDASFVAGGTNIHYLEEWLSQRER, via the coding sequence ATGTTCAAGAAAATCCTGATCGCCAACCGCGGCGAGATTGCCCTCCGGGTGCAACGCGCCTGCCGCGAAATGGGCATCAAGGCCGTCATGGTCTACTCAGAGGCCGACCGCGACGCCAAATACGTGAAGCTCGCGGACGAGGCCGTCTGCATTGGTCCGGCGCAGTCGGCGCAGAGCTACCTCAGCATGCCCGCCATCATCTCGGCCGCCGAAGTCACGGACGCCGAGGCGATTCACCCTGGCTACGGGTTCCTGTCCGAAAATGCCGATTTTGCCGAGCGCGTGGAGCAAAGTGGCTTCACCTTCATTGGCCCCACGCCCGAATCGATCCGTCTGATGGGTGACAAGGTGTCGGCCAAGCAGGCCATGATCCGCGCCGGCGTGCCCTGCGTGCCCGGCTCGGAAGGTGCTCTGCCGGCCGACCCGGTGGTGATCAAACGCACCGCCAAAACGATCGGCTACCCGGTCATCATCAAGGCGGCGGGTGGTGGCGGTGGTCGCGGCATGCGTGTGGTGCACACCGAAGCGGCCCTGCTGCACGCGGTGCAGACCACCAAGGCCGAAGCCGGGGCTGCCTTTGGCAACCCCGAGGTGTACATGGAGAAGTTTCTCCAGAACCCGCGCCACATCGAGATCCAGATCATGGCCGACACGCACCGCAACGCGGTGTACCTCGGCGAGCGCGACTGCTCCATGCAGCGGCGCCACCAGAAGGTGATCGAAGAAGCGCCGGCGCCGGGCATTCCGCGCCGCCTGATCGAGAAGATCGGCGAGCGCTGCGCGGCGGCGTGCAAGAAGATCGGCTATCGGGGGGCGGGTACTTTCGAGTTCCTGTTCGAGAACGGTGAGTTCTATTTCATCGAGATGAACACCCGCGTGCAGGTGGAACACCCGGTGACGGAGTGGATCACTGGTGTGGACATTGTGCGCACCCAGATCGCGGTGGCCGCCGGCGAAAAACTGCCGTTCACGCAGCGCCAGGTGCAGTTGCGCGGCCACGCCATCGAGTGCCGCATCAACGCGGAAGACGCCTACAAGTTCACGCCTTCGCCCGGCCGCATCACCACCTGGCACATGCCCGGTGGCCCGGGGGTGCGTGTGGACTCGCATGCGTACACCAACTACTTCGTGCCGCCGAACTACGACTCCATGATCGGCAAGCTGATCGTGCACGGCGACACGCGCGAGCAGGCCCTGGCCCGAATGCGCACGGCGCTGGCCGAAGCGGTGGTGGAGGGCATCAAGACCAACATCCCGCTGCACCGTGAGCTGATGGTGGACGCCAGCTTCGTGGCCGGCGGCACCAACATCCACTACCTGGAAGAGTGGCTCTCCCAACGTGAACGCTGA
- a CDS encoding TlpA disulfide reductase family protein — protein sequence MMRRRLWMGGVAAGAMAAGAGVAWWRLRPGEPMSGAEAAFWATELPGLQGEAVALKRFLGRPLLVNFWATWCPPCVEELPMVNAFYRANEPAGWQVLGLAVDQAAPVRSFLQRLPLDFPVALAGLAGTELGRSLGNASGGLPFTVVFGADGTVMHRKLGKLSESDLSLWAGLV from the coding sequence ATGATGCGACGGCGTCTCTGGATGGGCGGGGTGGCGGCTGGCGCCATGGCCGCCGGTGCGGGCGTTGCTTGGTGGCGCTTGCGGCCGGGCGAACCGATGTCGGGTGCGGAGGCGGCTTTCTGGGCCACGGAATTGCCGGGCTTGCAGGGTGAAGCCGTCGCATTGAAACGGTTTCTGGGCCGGCCCCTGCTTGTGAATTTCTGGGCCACCTGGTGCCCGCCGTGTGTTGAAGAGCTGCCCATGGTCAATGCTTTCTACCGCGCCAACGAACCTGCCGGCTGGCAGGTGCTGGGCCTAGCGGTGGACCAGGCGGCTCCAGTGCGCAGCTTTTTGCAGCGTTTGCCACTGGATTTCCCCGTCGCCTTGGCCGGGCTGGCGGGAACCGAGTTGGGCCGCAGTCTGGGCAACGCCAGTGGGGGGCTGCCGTTCACCGTGGTGTTCGGTGCCGACGGGACCGTGATGCACCGCAAGCTCGGCAAGCTGAGCGAGTCGGACCTCTCGCTGTGGGCGGGTCTGGTCTGA
- a CDS encoding chromate resistance protein ChrB domain-containing protein, translating into METVELNPSHAISPSAFVALLGQPDTPLILDVRRTERFELSPALLPLAQHVAPDSLGTWLGDRPPQAAVVCCVYGHEVSQHAAARLRDAGWDARYLLGGIEGGEAGVDSPALLQALGASPVPLVRKRPDLGVTGAGGSRWITRARPKIDRIACPWLIRRFIDREAVFFYVPTAEVLAQAEQRQAVAFDIPGAPMSHEGECCSFDALLCAFGLSLPALDLLAVIVRGADTDRLELAAPAAGLLAVSLGMSRRHADNDHAMLEAMMPVYDALYAWCVDQVGGHAETHNWRPE; encoded by the coding sequence ATGGAAACCGTTGAATTGAACCCCAGCCACGCCATCAGCCCCAGCGCCTTCGTGGCGCTCTTGGGCCAGCCCGACACCCCTCTGATCCTGGACGTGCGTCGCACCGAGCGCTTTGAGCTGAGCCCCGCGCTGCTGCCGTTGGCGCAGCACGTGGCCCCTGACAGCCTGGGCACCTGGCTGGGCGACCGTCCCCCGCAAGCGGCCGTCGTGTGCTGCGTGTACGGTCACGAGGTCAGCCAGCACGCCGCTGCCCGGTTGCGCGACGCGGGCTGGGATGCTCGCTACCTGCTGGGCGGCATCGAGGGCGGTGAGGCCGGCGTGGACAGCCCCGCGCTGTTGCAGGCGCTGGGCGCATCGCCGGTGCCGCTGGTGCGCAAGCGCCCTGACCTGGGCGTCACCGGCGCCGGCGGTTCCCGGTGGATCACACGGGCACGCCCCAAGATCGACCGCATCGCCTGCCCCTGGCTGATCCGCCGTTTCATCGACCGCGAGGCTGTTTTTTTCTACGTGCCCACCGCCGAGGTGCTGGCGCAGGCCGAGCAGCGCCAGGCCGTGGCTTTCGACATCCCCGGGGCGCCGATGTCTCACGAGGGGGAGTGCTGCAGCTTCGATGCCTTGCTCTGCGCCTTCGGCCTGAGCCTGCCAGCGCTCGACCTGTTGGCCGTGATCGTGCGCGGGGCCGACACCGACCGGCTGGAGCTGGCCGCGCCCGCTGCGGGTTTGCTGGCGGTGTCGCTGGGCATGTCGCGCCGGCACGCCGACAACGACCACGCCATGCTGGAGGCCATGATGCCGGTGTACGACGCCCTCTACGCTTGGTGCGTGGATCAGGTCGGGGGTCACGCCGAAACCCACAACTGGAGACCTGAATGA
- a CDS encoding 3-deoxy-7-phosphoheptulonate synthase — MTAKATPVSADAWHARSVDKTSQTDDERIKDITVLPPPEHLIRFFPIGGTPVEGLISQTRQAIHNILRGKDDRLLVVIGPCSIHDPAAALDYARRLKPLRDQYADTLEIVMRVYFEKPRTTVGWKGLINDPYLDESYRIDEGLRIARQLLIDINRIGLPAGSEFLDVISPQYIGDLIAWGAIGARTTESQVHRELASGLSAPIGFKNGTDGNIRIATDAIQAAARGHHFLSVHKNGQVAIVQTNGNKDCHVILRGGKAPNYDATHVAAAVKDLEAAKLTPRLMVDCSHANSSKQHEKQLDVARDIAAQIEGGSKSVFGVMIESHIEAGAQKFTPGKDDVGRLTYGQSITDACLGWGDSLTALEVLSRAVERSRAGC, encoded by the coding sequence ATGACCGCCAAAGCCACCCCCGTCAGCGCCGATGCCTGGCATGCACGTTCTGTCGACAAAACCAGCCAGACCGACGACGAACGCATCAAGGACATCACCGTGCTCCCGCCTCCCGAACACCTGATCCGCTTCTTCCCCATCGGCGGCACGCCGGTGGAAGGCCTCATCAGCCAGACGCGCCAAGCCATCCACAACATCCTGCGCGGCAAGGACGACCGCCTGCTGGTGGTCATCGGCCCGTGCTCGATCCACGACCCGGCCGCCGCGCTGGACTACGCGCGCCGCCTGAAGCCCCTGCGCGACCAGTACGCCGACACGCTGGAAATCGTGATGCGTGTCTACTTCGAAAAGCCACGCACCACGGTCGGCTGGAAGGGCCTGATCAACGACCCCTACCTGGACGAGAGCTACCGCATCGACGAAGGCCTGCGCATCGCGCGCCAGTTGCTGATCGACATCAACCGCATCGGTTTGCCGGCTGGCAGCGAGTTCCTGGACGTGATCTCGCCGCAGTACATCGGCGACCTGATCGCCTGGGGCGCCATCGGCGCGCGCACGACCGAGAGCCAGGTGCACCGCGAGCTGGCCTCGGGGCTGTCGGCGCCGATCGGTTTCAAGAACGGCACCGACGGCAACATCCGCATCGCCACCGACGCCATCCAGGCGGCCGCGCGCGGGCACCATTTCCTGTCGGTGCACAAGAACGGTCAGGTCGCCATCGTGCAGACCAACGGCAACAAGGACTGCCACGTCATCTTGCGCGGCGGCAAGGCGCCCAACTACGACGCCACCCACGTGGCGGCCGCGGTCAAGGATCTGGAGGCCGCCAAGCTCACGCCGCGCCTGATGGTGGACTGCAGCCACGCCAACAGCAGCAAGCAGCACGAAAAGCAGCTGGATGTGGCGCGCGACATCGCGGCCCAGATCGAAGGCGGCTCGAAGAGCGTGTTCGGCGTGATGATCGAAAGCCACATCGAGGCTGGCGCACAGAAATTCACACCAGGGAAGGACGACGTCGGCCGGCTGACCTATGGTCAGAGCATCACCGATGCCTGTCTGGGCTGGGGCGACTCGCTGACGGCGCTGGAGGTGCTGTCCCGGGCGGTGGAGCGTTCGCGCGCGGGTTGCTGA
- the accB gene encoding acetyl-CoA carboxylase biotin carboxyl carrier protein gives MDLRKLKTLIDLVSESNVSELEITEAEGKVRIVKSAPVGMAAPVTYAMAPVAAPAAPLVAAAPAEAVPAAAAPAGPVGHTVKSPMVGTFYRASSPGAKPFVEVGDSIKEGETICIVEAMKILNEIEADKSGTVTQILVENGQAVEYGQPLYVIE, from the coding sequence ATGGATTTGAGAAAACTGAAGACGCTGATCGATCTGGTGTCCGAATCGAACGTGTCCGAACTGGAAATCACCGAAGCGGAAGGCAAAGTGCGCATCGTCAAGAGCGCGCCCGTCGGCATGGCCGCTCCGGTCACCTACGCCATGGCCCCTGTGGCCGCGCCCGCAGCACCGTTGGTGGCTGCTGCACCGGCCGAAGCGGTTCCTGCTGCCGCAGCTCCGGCCGGACCGGTGGGCCACACCGTCAAGTCGCCCATGGTCGGCACCTTCTACCGTGCCTCCAGTCCCGGTGCGAAACCCTTCGTGGAGGTCGGTGACAGCATCAAGGAAGGCGAAACGATCTGCATCGTCGAGGCGATGAAGATCCTCAACGAGATCGAAGCCGACAAGAGCGGCACCGTCACCCAGATCCTGGTGGAGAACGGCCAGGCGGTGGAGTATGGCCAGCCGCTGTACGTGATCGAATAA
- a CDS encoding DUF3426 domain-containing protein — MSYTTRCPACGTMFKVVPDQLKISDGWVRCGHCADVFDATLYLEGEAAPAPVPEPEPEPVSAPAVPAPSVAPDPAPMAQSHALLAGGEDGEGDWLLEPNPWRSEPDPAEAWTTAEFQALEKLLEDRTALEADVWLPASGPVEVLDGSPAPSSAAGLKTSPEFADELKQFASGASKAQVVSKEPDTTQVPVPVPEPVPAATVSETAPVAGSPAPATLPQATPVEPLDPVVSEPGFVRQARRKAFWRSPLMRSLLTLASVLLALLLSMQWAVQNRDRLAAQYPAAVPWLTSLCRPFACEVGPVRRIESVVIDSSNLVRRLGSFYSFDLVLKNSASMAVAVPALELSLTDTRDAVIARRVFLPDELPGAPALLPPQGSLSMSLRLSIADSGVSSMTGYRALVFYP; from the coding sequence ATGAGTTACACCACCCGCTGCCCGGCCTGCGGAACGATGTTCAAGGTCGTTCCCGACCAGCTCAAGATTTCCGACGGCTGGGTGCGTTGTGGTCATTGCGCCGATGTGTTCGACGCCACCTTGTACCTGGAGGGTGAGGCTGCACCCGCACCCGTGCCAGAGCCAGAGCCAGAGCCGGTGTCTGCTCCTGCGGTACCTGCACCTTCGGTGGCGCCCGACCCAGCGCCGATGGCGCAGTCGCACGCCTTGCTTGCGGGGGGAGAGGACGGTGAGGGCGACTGGTTGCTGGAACCCAACCCCTGGCGGTCTGAGCCCGATCCGGCCGAAGCCTGGACGACGGCCGAGTTTCAGGCCCTGGAGAAGCTGCTTGAGGACCGCACAGCGCTGGAAGCGGATGTTTGGCTTCCCGCGTCCGGACCGGTGGAAGTCCTGGATGGGTCGCCGGCGCCATCATCCGCCGCCGGGCTGAAAACATCACCCGAGTTTGCGGATGAACTCAAGCAGTTCGCCAGCGGTGCATCCAAGGCCCAGGTGGTGTCCAAAGAGCCTGACACCACGCAAGTGCCGGTACCTGTGCCGGAGCCGGTGCCTGCCGCCACAGTGAGCGAGACCGCCCCCGTTGCGGGGAGCCCGGCGCCCGCCACGCTGCCTCAGGCGACGCCGGTGGAACCCTTGGATCCGGTGGTGTCCGAGCCCGGATTTGTCCGTCAGGCGCGCCGCAAGGCCTTTTGGCGTTCACCGTTGATGCGCAGCCTGCTGACGTTGGCATCGGTGCTGCTGGCGTTGCTGCTGTCGATGCAGTGGGCGGTTCAGAACCGCGACCGGCTCGCCGCCCAATACCCGGCCGCAGTGCCCTGGCTCACCAGCCTGTGCCGTCCTTTTGCCTGCGAGGTGGGGCCTGTGCGCCGCATCGAGTCGGTGGTGATCGACAGCTCCAATCTCGTGCGACGCCTGGGCAGTTTTTATTCATTCGATCTGGTGCTCAAGAACAGCGCGTCGATGGCGGTCGCTGTGCCGGCATTGGAATTGAGCCTGACCGACACGCGGGATGCCGTCATTGCGCGTCGGGTATTCTTGCCCGACGAATTGCCTGGTGCGCCTGCGCTGTTGCCACCCCAGGGTTCCTTGTCCATGAGTCTTCGCTTGTCCATTGCCGACAGCGGGGTCTCGTCCATGACTGGCTACCGCGCCTTGGTCTTCTATCCCTGA